The following proteins come from a genomic window of Aquimarina sp. MAR_2010_214:
- the cobN gene encoding cobaltochelatase subunit CobN translates to MHLIATIPGGWNPNDDGIFYIDQQPGDIVFLSAGDTEIHTLNEAYKELHEAEGDKLPSLRMTNLVYLKQELTIDTYLEEVLSKAKVIVCSMLGGISYYKYLVESLVSLQEQTGNTILFLPAHEPDFELMQLSSVDIQIVHQCRQYLQEGGKENAVALFNYLRTHFFDIQLPIVSAIGIADVFLYTTALGMTTQEALENTIDTSKPNVALLGYRTHFLSDNMEPLHVISTVLQERGINAFVVFASNLRDPKLLDQIEALMTHNGKRDVHTIINTTGFTIKPMDGSTFIFEKLRVPVLQAIFSTANKQVWEDGLFGLPPTDIAMNIALPEIDGRIIGRAVSFKKEISKDALTDSSILKYEAHIPACDFMAELAQRWAALQYKKNIDKKVAVILPNYPNKDSRLANGVGLDTPESCIVLLDTLKAEGYTIGEQLPKSGTELMHWITQVTTNDVTTTMTRPHALTFDRADFDKCFSALSSALQDKVTAQWGKPEDDPYYTGDGFIVSGFLLGNIFVSIQPSRGYNQDPQAIYHSPDLPPTYQYLAYYFWLQQNYQADAVIHLGKHGNLEWLPGKSVSLDPETCFPAAVFGALPHFYPFIINDPGEGTQAKRRNQAVIIDHLIPPMTRAESYGSLMKLEHLVDEYYEASTLDPKRSRVLEKEIADLVTQTKLNVDLGIASDDVDELLVKLDGYLCELKEAQIRDGLHIFGKAPVDEQLIDLLIALHRVPGYQQEGITQALAKDLGITKNILEVAYTEPMELTIEGVFCKTAGHVTQQLEGIAKRQLITYLEKEILAEEYPFLNQIVRHIKSTTLVAVQQTTDELHYLLGGLNGCYVPSGPSGAPTRGRLDLLPTGRNFYSVDVRTIPTETAYRLGEKSAQLIIDRYLQENGDYPETIGVSVWGTSTMRTGGDDIAQAFALMGVRPLWKNANRRVTDFEVIPLIALGRPRVDVTLRISGFFRDAFPDVINLFNAVVTRLANLEEPVEDNPIRKRFLTEQSQWQEQGLPQEEASQRALYRVFGSKPGAYGAGLQAVIDEKNWQTQEDLAKVYINWSGYAYGNSKKGVSAHESFQYRLQAMQIVMQNQDNREHDILDSDDYYQFHGGLANAVKTVKGNEAKIYFGDHSRPETPKIKTLKEELLKVYRSRVINPKWIAGVQRHGYKGAFEMAATLDYLFAYDATTNLIDDFMYEGITESYLLTPENKEFITQNNPWALKDMSERLLEAIQRGMWANPSDEVKEQLEELYMEGEGLIE, encoded by the coding sequence ATGCATCTAATCGCAACCATACCTGGAGGGTGGAACCCCAATGACGATGGGATCTTTTATATCGATCAGCAACCGGGAGATATTGTATTTCTGAGTGCAGGAGATACCGAAATTCATACCTTAAATGAGGCGTATAAGGAACTACACGAAGCCGAAGGAGATAAATTGCCTAGTTTACGAATGACCAACCTGGTATATCTCAAACAAGAATTGACAATAGATACCTATCTCGAAGAAGTATTGAGTAAAGCCAAAGTTATTGTTTGTAGTATGCTAGGGGGAATCAGTTACTACAAGTATTTGGTAGAATCTTTGGTGAGTTTACAAGAGCAAACAGGTAATACGATATTATTTTTACCAGCTCATGAACCGGATTTTGAGCTAATGCAGTTGTCATCTGTCGATATACAAATTGTACATCAGTGTCGACAATATTTACAAGAAGGAGGAAAAGAAAATGCTGTTGCCTTATTTAATTATTTACGAACTCATTTCTTTGATATACAACTTCCGATTGTATCTGCTATAGGTATTGCAGACGTATTTCTGTATACTACAGCGTTAGGAATGACTACTCAAGAGGCTTTGGAAAACACTATAGATACCTCCAAGCCTAATGTGGCATTGTTAGGATATCGCACTCATTTTCTATCGGATAATATGGAGCCGTTGCATGTGATCAGTACAGTACTTCAGGAACGAGGAATAAATGCCTTTGTAGTTTTTGCCAGCAACCTGCGAGATCCTAAATTGTTAGATCAGATAGAAGCATTAATGACGCATAACGGGAAGCGTGATGTGCATACTATTATTAATACTACAGGATTTACGATCAAACCCATGGACGGTTCAACGTTTATCTTCGAAAAACTTAGAGTTCCCGTTTTGCAAGCCATATTTTCTACTGCTAATAAGCAAGTATGGGAAGATGGACTCTTTGGGTTACCTCCTACAGATATTGCTATGAATATCGCCTTACCCGAAATTGATGGAAGGATTATTGGTCGTGCGGTTTCGTTTAAAAAAGAAATTAGTAAAGATGCACTTACCGATAGCTCTATTTTAAAATATGAAGCTCATATTCCTGCCTGCGATTTTATGGCAGAATTAGCCCAGCGATGGGCAGCATTACAGTATAAAAAGAATATAGATAAAAAGGTAGCGGTCATTTTACCAAATTACCCCAATAAGGATAGTCGTCTCGCAAATGGAGTAGGTCTTGATACCCCCGAAAGTTGCATTGTTTTATTAGATACGCTTAAAGCGGAAGGGTATACTATAGGAGAGCAATTACCAAAGAGTGGTACAGAGCTAATGCATTGGATTACACAGGTAACCACTAATGATGTTACGACCACGATGACCAGGCCGCATGCATTGACTTTTGATCGAGCAGATTTTGATAAATGTTTTTCGGCATTATCTTCTGCATTACAGGATAAAGTAACAGCGCAATGGGGGAAACCAGAAGATGATCCATATTATACCGGCGATGGATTTATAGTATCCGGATTTTTATTGGGAAATATCTTTGTGAGTATTCAACCTTCCAGAGGGTATAATCAGGATCCACAGGCAATCTATCATTCTCCTGATCTGCCACCAACCTATCAATATCTCGCCTATTATTTTTGGTTACAACAAAATTATCAGGCAGATGCAGTGATCCATTTAGGAAAACATGGAAACCTGGAGTGGTTACCCGGAAAAAGTGTATCACTAGATCCCGAAACTTGCTTTCCTGCAGCTGTATTTGGAGCATTACCACACTTTTACCCGTTTATCATTAATGACCCTGGAGAAGGAACACAGGCAAAACGACGCAATCAAGCAGTGATCATAGACCATTTAATTCCACCGATGACCCGTGCAGAAAGTTATGGTAGTCTAATGAAATTGGAACATCTGGTAGATGAATATTATGAAGCGTCTACCTTAGACCCCAAACGGTCACGAGTATTAGAAAAAGAAATAGCAGATCTGGTTACACAAACCAAATTAAATGTGGATTTGGGAATCGCCTCAGACGATGTAGATGAATTATTGGTCAAATTAGACGGATATTTATGTGAATTAAAAGAAGCACAAATCAGAGATGGACTCCACATTTTTGGGAAAGCCCCTGTAGATGAACAGCTCATTGATTTGTTAATAGCATTGCATCGCGTACCAGGATATCAACAGGAAGGAATCACACAAGCACTAGCCAAAGATTTAGGAATCACCAAAAACATTCTTGAGGTTGCTTATACAGAACCTATGGAGTTGACTATTGAAGGTGTTTTTTGTAAAACTGCAGGGCATGTGACTCAACAATTAGAAGGTATTGCAAAAAGACAATTGATTACGTATTTAGAAAAAGAAATCCTTGCCGAAGAGTATCCTTTCTTGAATCAAATAGTACGACATATAAAATCTACTACTTTAGTTGCAGTACAACAAACTACAGACGAACTCCATTATTTATTAGGAGGTCTTAATGGATGCTATGTTCCCTCTGGGCCATCGGGAGCACCAACACGAGGTCGATTGGATTTGTTGCCTACCGGAAGAAATTTTTATTCTGTAGATGTACGTACTATTCCTACCGAAACAGCCTACCGTTTGGGAGAGAAAAGCGCACAGTTGATTATTGATCGATATTTGCAGGAAAACGGTGATTACCCCGAAACCATTGGAGTTTCGGTATGGGGAACCTCTACTATGCGTACAGGGGGAGATGATATTGCACAAGCATTTGCATTAATGGGAGTACGCCCGTTATGGAAAAATGCCAATCGCAGAGTTACCGATTTTGAGGTAATCCCCTTAATAGCATTAGGAAGACCCAGAGTAGATGTTACATTACGGATCTCAGGATTTTTTAGAGACGCATTTCCAGATGTGATCAATCTGTTTAATGCGGTGGTAACACGTTTGGCAAATCTGGAGGAACCTGTGGAGGATAACCCGATTCGAAAACGATTTTTGACAGAACAATCACAATGGCAGGAGCAAGGATTACCACAAGAGGAAGCTTCGCAACGCGCTTTATATCGTGTGTTTGGTTCTAAACCGGGAGCATATGGAGCAGGACTGCAAGCAGTAATCGATGAGAAGAACTGGCAAACCCAGGAAGATCTCGCTAAAGTATATATCAATTGGAGTGGATATGCCTATGGCAATTCTAAAAAGGGAGTTTCTGCACATGAATCGTTTCAATATCGATTACAAGCGATGCAGATTGTAATGCAAAACCAGGATAACAGGGAGCATGATATTTTGGATAGTGATGATTACTATCAGTTTCATGGGGGATTGGCCAATGCTGTAAAAACCGTAAAAGGTAATGAAGCTAAAATCTATTTTGGTGATCATTCCCGACCAGAAACCCCCAAGATAAAAACACTGAAAGAAGAATTACTAAAAGTATACCGCTCACGGGTAATAAATCCGAAATGGATTGCTGGAGTACAACGGCATGGATATAAAGGAGCTTTTGAGATGGCTGCCACTTTAGATTATCTGTTTGCCTATGATGCCACAACAAACCTAATTGATGATTTTATGTATGAAGGAATTACAGAAAGCTATTTGTTAACTCCCGAAAACAAAGAATTTATTACCCAAAATAACCCCTGGGCCTTAAAAGATATGAGCGAACGCTTGTTGGAAGCGATACAACGAGGGATGTGGGCAAATCCATCTGATGAGGTTAAAGAACAATTAGAGGAGTTGTATATGGAAGGTGAAGGATTGATAGAGTAA
- a CDS encoding cobyrinate a,c-diamide synthase — MSKAFLIAAPWSNSGKTTLTLGMSRWFSNQGNTVQTFKCGPDYIDTIHHSTAARKSAVNLDTVMMPKEHVNTVFEHYSASADISIVEGVMGLFDGAVKDQGSSAAIAKLLDIPVILVVNASAMAYTIAPILHGLKTFDPEVKIAGVIFNFIKTESHYAFLKEACDTVGIPSLGYIPPNEEIAIPSRHLGLHIDGAFENVIEKAASHIATHISLPTLLKYAKVVPKIDHEASASITSEKKYKIAVAKDEAFTFTYLQNLKWLEAIGEIIYFSPIHDQKLPEADMIYLAGGYPELYLEALSNNALMKDQLKEAANQGTKILAECGGMMYLGNTIIDEEGKEYDMVGIFPFHTSMQHKKLSLGYRKVVCNDLEIWGHEFHYSKVLNDNSIPTVGQVFSAREKEVSTKIYQHQNVYASYIHLYWAALEESVDLCI, encoded by the coding sequence ATGTCCAAAGCATTTTTAATAGCTGCTCCGTGGAGTAATTCGGGAAAAACAACACTTACACTAGGGATGTCTCGTTGGTTTAGTAACCAGGGGAATACTGTGCAAACTTTTAAATGTGGACCCGATTATATTGATACGATTCATCACAGTACTGCCGCCCGAAAATCAGCGGTGAATTTAGATACTGTGATGATGCCTAAGGAACATGTGAATACTGTTTTTGAACATTATAGTGCGTCTGCCGATATTAGTATTGTAGAAGGAGTGATGGGATTGTTTGATGGTGCAGTAAAAGACCAGGGAAGCTCGGCAGCGATAGCTAAATTATTGGATATTCCGGTAATCCTAGTGGTTAATGCCAGTGCTATGGCATATACGATTGCTCCAATCTTACATGGATTAAAAACGTTTGACCCCGAAGTTAAGATCGCGGGCGTTATTTTTAATTTTATAAAAACAGAATCACATTATGCCTTTCTTAAAGAAGCATGTGATACTGTAGGAATTCCATCTTTAGGATACATTCCGCCGAATGAAGAAATTGCAATTCCCTCACGTCATTTGGGATTACATATCGATGGTGCTTTTGAAAATGTTATTGAAAAAGCAGCCTCACATATCGCAACACATATATCGTTACCAACACTTTTAAAATATGCAAAAGTAGTTCCTAAAATAGATCATGAAGCATCGGCTAGTATAACTTCAGAAAAAAAATATAAGATAGCTGTAGCAAAAGATGAAGCATTTACATTTACCTATCTTCAAAATCTAAAATGGCTAGAAGCTATTGGAGAAATCATATATTTTAGTCCGATTCATGACCAGAAACTCCCTGAAGCAGATATGATATATCTGGCAGGAGGATATCCCGAATTATATCTGGAAGCGCTATCTAATAATGCACTAATGAAAGATCAACTAAAAGAGGCAGCTAATCAAGGAACGAAAATCCTGGCAGAATGTGGTGGGATGATGTATCTGGGAAATACCATTATTGATGAAGAAGGTAAGGAGTATGATATGGTAGGAATATTTCCGTTTCATACTTCTATGCAACACAAAAAATTATCGTTAGGATATCGAAAAGTAGTGTGTAATGATTTAGAAATTTGGGGACACGAATTTCATTATTCCAAAGTACTAAACGACAATAGTATACCCACTGTAGGGCAAGTGTTTTCTGCAAGAGAAAAAGAAGTTTCCACAAAAATATATCAACATCAAAACGTATATGCCAGCTACATTCATTTGTACTGGGCAGCGTTAGAAGAATCTGTAGACTTATGCATCTAA
- a CDS encoding VWA domain-containing protein, protein MKPKYTYPFTAIPDQEDLKLCLLLNLVDPSIGGVLATGDKGTAKTTMVRGLSQLMGEDFPFVNLPIGATEDRVLGSINLEALINQKTTIVDKGLLAQAHQGFLYIDEVNLLNDYLMDVLLDASATGGYHLEREGISQWMDSRFCLVGTMNPEEGALRPQLLDRFGLSVTIQTPKEMKTRTKIAMQRLSFDSDPIAFYKQFQEEEQQVKHQVILAKKRLNDVIIPESIQEQCATLTITNQVEGMRADILLLKTARAYAAFYDEKQVTAAMVDSIAPFVLQHRAKEYTPPTDQNKENPSDIGNQTSQEESAPRNGQNNNTFQLPKAVQQGLKFSASKATKKQEILLDTPQKLYSVSHPAERQQEISVLQSVKQYLKTGKFTAIYKQATQKAAARIIFLVDTSASMALDQQMAYLKGIIEKTIMSYPLQKIQYAIVGLQDTTAKIIQGFTANTHEISNINHQLKTGGKTNLGAAFFKVYELLRSVNTQTVQLFVFTDGKINAGAENPFQYAITTYKKYLARIQKATVIDTETGFVRLGKAKQLAQQLKLNYTTVSDF, encoded by the coding sequence ATGAAGCCAAAATATACCTATCCTTTTACTGCCATCCCCGATCAGGAAGATTTAAAATTATGTTTGTTACTCAATCTGGTAGATCCAAGTATAGGAGGAGTACTGGCAACTGGTGATAAAGGTACTGCCAAAACTACTATGGTACGAGGGTTGAGTCAGTTGATGGGAGAAGATTTTCCATTTGTTAACCTACCTATTGGCGCTACCGAAGATCGAGTATTAGGGAGTATTAATCTGGAAGCATTGATTAACCAGAAAACTACGATTGTAGATAAAGGATTACTAGCACAAGCACATCAGGGATTTTTGTATATCGATGAGGTAAATCTCCTCAATGATTACCTGATGGATGTATTATTAGACGCTTCGGCAACAGGAGGGTATCATCTGGAGCGCGAAGGAATCTCACAATGGATGGATAGTCGTTTTTGCCTTGTTGGTACAATGAATCCAGAAGAAGGAGCCTTACGACCACAGTTATTAGATCGATTTGGATTAAGTGTTACTATCCAGACTCCTAAAGAAATGAAGACACGTACCAAAATTGCAATGCAACGTCTTAGTTTTGATAGTGATCCAATAGCATTTTATAAACAATTTCAAGAAGAAGAACAGCAGGTTAAGCATCAGGTTATTTTGGCCAAAAAGAGACTTAATGATGTAATTATTCCAGAATCGATACAAGAACAATGTGCTACATTAACTATTACTAATCAGGTAGAAGGAATGCGTGCAGACATCTTACTTTTAAAAACGGCAAGAGCATATGCAGCATTTTATGATGAGAAACAGGTAACTGCAGCAATGGTAGATAGTATAGCCCCTTTTGTATTACAACATCGTGCAAAAGAGTATACACCTCCAACAGATCAGAATAAAGAAAACCCATCTGATATAGGGAACCAAACATCCCAGGAAGAAAGTGCACCTCGAAACGGACAAAATAATAACACATTTCAGCTACCCAAAGCTGTACAACAAGGACTGAAATTTTCAGCTTCAAAAGCAACTAAAAAACAGGAAATCCTTTTAGATACCCCACAGAAATTATATTCGGTGTCACACCCGGCAGAACGACAACAAGAAATATCAGTATTGCAATCTGTAAAACAATATCTGAAGACAGGGAAATTTACAGCAATATATAAACAAGCAACACAGAAAGCCGCGGCACGAATTATATTTTTGGTTGATACCAGTGCGTCTATGGCACTAGATCAGCAAATGGCATATTTAAAGGGAATCATAGAGAAAACAATTATGTCATATCCTCTGCAAAAAATCCAGTATGCTATAGTTGGCTTACAGGATACTACAGCTAAAATTATCCAAGGGTTTACGGCCAATACCCATGAAATTTCAAATATAAATCACCAATTAAAAACAGGAGGAAAGACGAATTTGGGAGCTGCTTTTTTTAAAGTATATGAATTGCTGCGATCTGTAAATACGCAAACAGTACAATTATTTGTTTTTACAGATGGAAAAATAAATGCGGGAGCAGAAAACCCATTTCAATATGCAATTACTACGTATAAAAAATACCTGGCGAGGATTCAAAAAGCTACTGTTATTGATACCGAAACAGGGTTTGTAAGATTAGGTAAGGCCAAGCAGTTAGCACAACAGCTAAAGTTGAATTATACTACAGTTTCTGATTTTTAG
- a CDS encoding response regulator: MKRILAIDDQQLVLLSLEKHLSDTGYIIKCADNGQLGLDLFDSFKPDIVIVDINMDGMSGLDVIKNIRQEKKSDVNILVMSGNTNEDTIIDGFDLGIDDYMKKPLSLNEISARIARILGIKPTKKLENNSKGQMLQRHCVGVVIPCYNEETRILSTEFTDFTHSNLGYHLCFVNDGSTDNTLEVLKKLSEGREDNISVYNCAKNGGKGEAVRQGVLHLAKDPQLDYIGYLDADLSTDFKDFDDLVKTIESSKFKIVSGSRMSRMGANITKESARKIISKTINLIIRNILGMSFNDTQCGAKIMDREIVNEMFREKFITKWLFDVEIFMKMRKFYGKEKAISYICEQPLKRWVHADGSKLSMKDSVKIVGQLAQIAYYYNFKVKSKFK, translated from the coding sequence ATGAAGAGAATTTTAGCAATAGATGACCAACAACTTGTTTTATTATCCTTAGAAAAACACCTCTCTGATACAGGGTACATTATCAAATGCGCAGATAATGGTCAATTAGGATTAGATCTTTTTGATAGTTTTAAACCAGATATTGTTATTGTAGATATTAATATGGATGGAATGTCTGGTCTTGATGTAATCAAAAATATTCGTCAAGAAAAAAAATCAGATGTTAATATTTTGGTGATGTCAGGTAATACAAATGAAGATACTATTATAGATGGTTTTGATCTGGGGATAGATGACTATATGAAAAAACCATTATCGCTTAATGAAATTTCGGCTCGTATTGCAAGAATTCTTGGTATAAAACCTACAAAAAAACTAGAAAACAACTCTAAGGGTCAAATGCTACAAAGACATTGCGTTGGGGTTGTAATCCCTTGTTACAATGAAGAGACAAGAATTTTGAGTACAGAATTTACTGATTTCACACACAGTAACTTAGGATATCATTTATGTTTTGTTAATGATGGAAGTACAGATAATACTCTAGAAGTTTTAAAAAAACTATCTGAAGGGAGAGAAGATAACATTAGTGTATATAATTGTGCTAAAAATGGAGGAAAAGGAGAAGCTGTAAGACAAGGAGTTCTTCATCTTGCCAAAGACCCACAATTAGATTATATAGGATATCTAGATGCTGATTTATCAACAGACTTTAAAGATTTTGATGATTTGGTTAAAACTATAGAATCTTCAAAATTTAAAATCGTAAGTGGCTCAAGAATGAGTAGAATGGGAGCAAATATCACCAAAGAGTCTGCTCGAAAAATAATAAGCAAAACTATTAATTTGATTATTAGAAATATCTTAGGTATGTCTTTTAACGACACACAATGTGGTGCCAAAATAATGGATAGAGAAATAGTCAATGAAATGTTTAGAGAAAAATTTATTACAAAATGGTTATTTGATGTAGAAATTTTTATGAAGATGCGTAAGTTTTATGGAAAAGAAAAAGCCATTTCTTATATATGTGAGCAACCACTTAAACGATGGGTACATGCTGATGGTTCTAAGTTATCTATGAAAGATTCTGTGAAGATTGTAGGGCAACTTGCTCAAATTGCTTATTACTATAATTTTAAAGTCAAATCAAAGTTTAAGTAA
- a CDS encoding Hpt domain-containing protein, which translates to MEEPNLSEINKISNGDKAFEEKMLNVIRKEFPIEKEQYFSSLKNKNLVKAAEYVHKLKHKVSIFGLEKSYEIATDYENNLKEGSYDLKKDFEKILQMITEYINTL; encoded by the coding sequence ATGGAAGAACCAAATTTATCAGAAATAAATAAGATATCTAATGGAGATAAAGCCTTTGAGGAAAAGATGTTAAATGTTATCAGAAAAGAATTCCCGATAGAAAAAGAACAATATTTCAGTAGTTTAAAAAATAAAAACCTTGTAAAAGCTGCAGAATATGTGCATAAGTTAAAGCATAAGGTCAGTATTTTTGGACTTGAAAAAAGTTATGAAATAGCAACAGATTATGAAAACAATTTGAAAGAAGGAAGTTATGATTTAAAGAAGGATTTTGAAAAAATTCTACAAATGATAACAGAATACATAAATACACTATGA
- a CDS encoding tRNA (cytidine(34)-2'-O)-methyltransferase, with protein MTYNIVLVEPEIPMNTGNIGRLSLASGSNLHLVKPFGFELSDSRLKRAGLDYWKHISVHMYDSIDEFYAVNKGKNMVYLSSHAEKDYCSIPYEDDLFFVFGKESTGLPKTITEKYPDQLYKIPIYSDKVRSLNLANAVSIVVYEGIRNIR; from the coding sequence ATGACATATAATATTGTACTTGTAGAACCAGAAATCCCCATGAATACGGGTAATATTGGTAGACTTAGTTTAGCATCAGGATCAAATCTACACTTGGTAAAACCATTTGGGTTTGAATTAAGTGATTCGAGATTAAAAAGAGCTGGGTTGGATTATTGGAAACACATTTCGGTACATATGTATGATAGCATAGACGAATTTTATGCCGTAAATAAAGGTAAAAACATGGTGTATCTATCAAGTCATGCAGAAAAAGATTATTGTTCTATACCTTATGAAGATGATCTATTTTTTGTTTTTGGAAAAGAATCTACTGGCTTGCCAAAAACTATAACAGAAAAATATCCGGATCAACTCTATAAAATACCAATTTACAGTGATAAGGTAAGGAGTTTAAACTTAGCCAATGCAGTGAGTATTGTAGTTTATGAAGGGATAAGAAATATTAGATAG
- a CDS encoding cobalt-precorrin-5B (C(1))-methyltransferase, which yields MSELQDIPDKPLRKGYTTGACATACVKAALWSLVTQQEITEAQVQLPIGEIATFRVQPNTLTQKEATYSTIKDAGDDPDVTHNAEIAATVSLNNTGDILFKRGKGVGLVTLPGLEIPVGEPAINPVPRDMMRIVCKKIISDHQLEKHGVTITISVKNGEELAKKTLNSRLGILHGISILGTTGIVTPFSAASYIASIQQGIDVAVANGMTELLINSGARSEKMLRSIFPNISEVSCIHYGNWIQETFEKIHQSPQITKVSMGIMLGKASKLAQGRTNTHSGKTTWDKDFIYQLAISAGYPEEIANKVLVLNMAGRLREIFTFTAQENFYQKLIQECHYHCQKIAPNVTIAMYLINNDGTHISYTI from the coding sequence ATTAGCGAATTACAAGACATACCAGATAAACCATTACGAAAAGGGTATACCACGGGGGCCTGCGCAACTGCTTGTGTTAAAGCTGCATTATGGAGTTTAGTAACCCAACAGGAAATTACTGAAGCTCAAGTGCAATTGCCTATAGGTGAAATCGCTACATTTCGAGTTCAACCCAATACGTTAACACAAAAGGAGGCTACATATTCAACAATAAAAGATGCAGGTGATGATCCTGATGTAACTCATAACGCAGAGATCGCAGCTACTGTATCTCTTAATAATACTGGAGATATTCTTTTTAAAAGAGGAAAAGGAGTGGGATTAGTTACCTTACCGGGATTAGAAATACCTGTAGGAGAGCCAGCAATTAATCCAGTCCCCAGAGATATGATGCGTATCGTTTGTAAAAAGATAATATCAGATCATCAACTCGAGAAACATGGAGTAACCATTACCATATCTGTAAAAAACGGAGAAGAACTTGCTAAAAAAACATTGAATAGTCGTTTAGGGATATTGCATGGAATTTCAATATTGGGAACTACCGGTATTGTCACTCCGTTTTCTGCCGCTTCTTATATTGCCAGCATTCAACAAGGGATTGATGTTGCTGTTGCAAATGGTATGACAGAATTATTAATAAACTCTGGAGCGCGTAGTGAAAAAATGTTGAGGTCTATATTTCCTAATATTTCAGAAGTATCCTGTATACATTATGGAAACTGGATACAGGAAACTTTCGAAAAAATCCATCAATCTCCTCAGATTACCAAGGTATCTATGGGGATTATGTTAGGAAAAGCATCAAAATTAGCACAAGGCAGAACGAATACCCATAGCGGAAAAACAACATGGGATAAAGATTTTATATATCAACTAGCTATATCTGCAGGATATCCAGAGGAAATTGCTAACAAAGTTTTAGTACTAAATATGGCAGGACGTCTTCGGGAAATTTTTACTTTTACAGCCCAAGAAAATTTTTATCAAAAATTAATACAAGAATGTCATTATCATTGTCAGAAAATAGCACCAAATGTAACGATTGCTATGTATTTGATTAATAATGATGGAACTCACATATCATATACTATATGA
- a CDS encoding precorrin-6A/cobalt-precorrin-6A reductase gives MILVFGGTTEGKQVARILDELEYPYYYSTKTKVDFEGKGIPIHGVMTGSLLENFCKKHEITHIVNASHPFAVQLHQMISDISIVLPLIRFQRQFSPRILNQKVSYVASFEEAIRYFNKNNYSSLLALSGVQTITKLRSYWEDHLTWFRILDRDSSRTIADEAGFPKTKLLFGYPQTKAAEMELFAKLSPDVIFTKESGSNGKLEEKIAAALAVNISIVILEKPKISNRYLCVDTKVKLIKMITNE, from the coding sequence ATGATACTCGTTTTTGGAGGCACCACAGAAGGGAAACAAGTCGCCAGAATATTGGATGAACTAGAATATCCGTATTACTATTCAACCAAAACAAAAGTGGATTTTGAAGGAAAAGGAATTCCGATTCATGGAGTGATGACAGGTTCTCTATTAGAAAATTTTTGTAAGAAACATGAGATTACACATATTGTTAATGCTTCTCACCCTTTTGCGGTACAATTGCATCAAATGATTTCTGATATTTCGATCGTACTACCTTTGATACGCTTTCAAAGACAGTTTTCTCCTAGAATACTAAATCAAAAAGTATCTTATGTAGCTAGTTTTGAAGAGGCGATACGTTATTTTAATAAAAACAACTATAGTTCATTATTGGCACTCTCGGGAGTGCAAACCATTACTAAATTACGATCTTATTGGGAAGATCATCTCACTTGGTTTCGTATTTTGGATCGCGATAGTTCCAGGACGATTGCTGATGAGGCGGGATTTCCAAAAACGAAGTTGTTATTTGGATATCCACAAACTAAAGCAGCCGAAATGGAGTTGTTTGCCAAACTATCTCCAGATGTTATTTTTACTAAAGAAAGTGGAAGTAATGGGAAACTAGAAGAAAAAATAGCTGCGGCTCTAGCTGTAAACATCTCGATAGTCATTCTTGAGAAACCAAAAATTTCTAATCGATATCTTTGTGTAGATACAAAGGTGAAGTTGATTAAAATGATTACTAATGAGTAG